One segment of Colias croceus chromosome 15, ilColCroc2.1 DNA contains the following:
- the LOC123697716 gene encoding group XIIA secretory phospholipase A2, which translates to MDIPYRKIFIYLLTFAAYAYTGIGSTMLRNLKDAVLSAESVFGDVFKNVITVAEKFRSLHDIFDAAVEEDCIFTCPEGHKPVRNKNHIPKSDGCGSLGFDISSEYLPIEQMTKCCDAHDICYDTCNSGKEICDLEFKRCLYNYCDSYKSINVAADAITKGCKGAAKLLFTGTLTLGCKSYLDAQKNACYCPPPKNKYKKYTTGDGDL; encoded by the exons ATGGATATTCCATAtagaaaaattttcatttatctcCTTACTTTTGCCGCCTATGCTTATACGGGTATTGGATCAACGATGTTACGAAACTTGAAAGATGCAGTATTATCAGCAGAGTCTGTTTTTGGCGATGTATTCAAAAATGTCATAACTGTTGCTGAAAAATTTAGATCTTTGCACGATATTTTTGATGCAGCAGTGGAAGAAGATTGTATATTTACATGTCCAGAAG GTCATAAGCCAGTGCGTAACAAAAACCACATACCTAAATCAGATGGCTGTGGCTCATTGGGCTTTGATATATCTTCAGAGTATTTACCAATTGAACAAATGACCAAATGCTGTGACGCCCATGACATTTGCTACGACACATGCAATAGCGGCAAAGAAATTTGCGACTTGGAGTTTAAACGGTgcctttataattattgtgattcGTACAAGAGTATTAATGTTGCAGCTGATGCAATTACCAAAG gtTGTAAGGGAGCAGCTAAATTACTATTTACTGGCACTTTAACTCTTGGTTGTAAATCATATTTGGATGCTCAAAAAAATGCATGTTACTGTCCTCcaccaaaaaataaatacaagaaaTATACAACAGGGGATggagatttataa